TGACGCTGGGAGGGGGGTGCctgaggggtggggagggttCCCTGAGGGAGGGGAGTCCCCTGAGGCTGGAGGGGGGTCCCTGAGGCCAGGGGGGGCCCTGAGGGGAGGTCACCTGAGGCCAGGGGGGTCCCcagaggctggggagagggtTCCCTGAGGGCAAGAGGGCTCCGGAGGCCGGGGTGCCCCCTAAGGCCGAGGGGTCCCCTGAGGCCCGGGGGGGGGTCCCCTGAGGAGAGATCCCCCGAGGTGCTGGGGGTGTCCCCTGAGGCCCGGGGGGTCCCCCCTGAGGGGAGGGTAAGGTCCCCAGAGGCCGGGGGGAGGATTGCCTGAGGCGCGAGGTCCCCCCTGAGGCGCGaccccggctccccccgcggCCGGCCCGGGCGGTTCCAGTACCTGCgcgccagccccggccccgcgggctCCCCCGGCCGCCTGGGCTGGCCTGGGCGCGGCGctgggggcgggcggcgggcgcggggcggcggcccggcccagcccggcgGCGCTCTGAGGCGgaggccccgccgccgccgcccccgccatGTTTCCGGGGCCTGCCCAGGCCGGGCTGGGCGGTTTCGTGCTGCACCTCACGGATAGGTGACCCCGGGGAAGAAAGAACGGCAAGGCCGTGGCGGCGTGGGTGGTGTCATACTTGTTTAAAATCgttttaaagtgaaatactgtttttattaGTAACATACCAGCCCAAATTAGGTGCAGGTGTTACATTGCTCAAAGCCTTGAAGACACATTCTCCTCCGAGTGTTCTAGTACTTCCCTAGGGAAAGTGGGAGCCTTAATACCGTCCCAACACATTAAAAGCATCAGGGACTTCACAAGAAACATGATTTTGGAGCCAGTGTCACAACCTAGGCAAGGAGGATGGATTCTCTGACTCCTCAGTAAACTTAGTGTACAGAATAACCTGCCTAGACCATTTCTTCCCGTTTCCAGGCATTTTGTTATCCTTCAGATGAGGgaacttgttttttccttctcatctctGCCCTGTTATCATCCCACGGGATAGGGTGCGGGTGGGAGCACCCCCCTGGTTTCCCCAGCTCTGGAAATGGTTGTAATGAAGCACCCCCCTGGTTTTCCCAGTCCGGTTGGTTGTAATAGTTTGCCCAGCTGGCCGGGGAGGACACAGCGCTCTCTGAGTACTTGTGTTTTTCCAGGCCATTTTCCAATCTCTTTCCAAAGACCTTTTCCCTACTTCAGTTGAcaacagctgctggaaagctcCTCCCCGAGGGAGGAGAGAAGACATAACTGATTTTTGAGAATAACTTCACAACATTAAAACAGAGCAGGACTGGTGCAGCCATCAGTTGAGCAAGGGCCTGGAGGTGAGCACCGTTGGCGTGACACGCTCAAGGGCTTTGCAGGATCATGTTTACCTGTCGCCTGCCTTGGTGGACATCCAGTGCTGCCTGCAAGCTGTGGCAGCCGCCTCACTTTCTGCCTGGTGTCTGGGAGAAGTGCCAACTGCCGAGTTGTAAAGGAATCAACACAACCGTGGGGCAGGGGCAACAGGTGGATGCTCAAGAGAAACAAGTCTTAGAAGATCTGGAAATGCCCCTTGCAAAAAGGGACATGGAGACCCTCTTCCAAGAGCAGCCTGAGACTGGGAACCAGTATTTGGAAGACGCTTTGCTTCGGAGTTACTTGAAAACACACCTTCCTCCCAAGGTCTGACATGCATGtttatgtttctgtgtgtgcacagtACAATTCTGGCTGGGGTGCTGTTTAAGACTGTGAACTGAGCTTTTCTGAGCCCTTTTGTGGGGTTGGAGTGTTTAACTGGGAGGGTTTTATCAGCACTTTTTGACGCTGTTTATCTTTGAATCAATGCAGGGGTGAAAAATACTGCCAGGGCATAAACAGAAAGTGGCTTAGTGGAGTCCTGTGACCAGTTTGGGTCTTGCAACAGGAGTGTTGTTTTGGGATTGTCAGTGCAGGCATTTGCTGTCTGGTCatccagagaaagaaatttcagagaaaggaaaaaaagtaaggtGCTTCCAAACTCTGCGGTGCGCTTCCACTTCTCTCTTCAAGAGAGGGGCTTTTAAGGAAATTCCTTTCCGAAGGAAGGTATGGGGCTGTTCTCAGCTGAGCGCTGAAGAGGATGCAAAGGCCCGTGAGGGTTTGCTTGTTCTCAGCACAGGTCGTTGACTTTTCTGGGTTGATTTTCAGGCAGGGAAGGCTCTCTACAAGTTTGCATGGGTGCAGAGAGGTGGGGTAAGACCCTGAGCTGTGGGTCTCTTGTTCTGTGAGGTCCAGTGCTACAGGAACCGCTGGAAAGAGACAGCTCATCTCACTGGCTGTTCTCTGCTGTCACCCCAAGGACCACAGCTCTTTTCCACTTCTCACAGACCAGGTCTCATGCAGCAGAGTGTGACCTCTCTGTGATTTATTCCAGCAGAAGCAATATAATGACCTGTAAAGCTACCAGGTGAGTAGAGAGGCAAAACCTGGCTTTCAGTGACacccttcctccctctgcttgcTCTTCAGGTCTGTGAGGCCTTACAGACACAGGATAGTAAGAGTTTGGTGACAGTGTTGGGAGTTTGCTTTTGTCACAGGCATCACAAAAGACAGGAATGAGGCCTCCCTAAGGACCGCTGTGGCCTTCttgccaaaaaagaaaacagggaaagggGGATGTCTTTGGGCAACCATGAAGATCTTGCTCCTAATCTTCACCTTTGAAAGAAGCATGATTCAGGTCTcccaaagaataaaaaggaacagTGCTGTATTTCACCAAGGCTGAGAGTTGCTTTCCACTCCTTTCCCCAAAAGACAAAAGTGGCTGCAAAATTTAGCAGAGAATCAGCAGCATCTCCCGTACATTTCTGTGCTTGGTCCCAGCGGGGCAGTGTTGCCTCACTGCTGAAAGGCAGAGCCCGGTCTGTGCTGTCTGCTTGATGCAGCACCCACTTGTTCGCAGCCTAAGAGCTAGCTGAACACCTTCctctccaggagagcagcaaCAGATGAAGCTTTGTGTGTCCCACTGAAGCAGGCATCACGCTGGAGGGTGATTCCTGTTGTACTATTCATCTGTGTTCAGTGGTGAACACAGAAATTTTCCTGGAATGAagcaaaagatttctttctttgttggAAGTGATTTCTggagaacacagaagaaagcacCAGCTTTTTCCGGGCATCATTGTGAAAAGGCATCTGTTGATTGTTTTTTTATCTCCCTAAAAATATGTCCTTTAATATAAAGGATCATGTTTGCACAGTTAATGTGCCCTGGGACATCAAAGGATGAATTAGGGTGAATGAGACCAcccagcagatgctgctgggtAGCAGCTTCAGCCCTGACCCTAATGGTTTACAGATGCCCTCTCTGTATCCTGGTGTACATTTTTTGGAGCGCCCAGGCTGTTGTGTGTTATGTTCAGCGGTCACAAACATAGGAGCTCAGATTTTGTTCTTCATAGGAGCtcagattttgttcttttaccttgaaaataaacacattcaCTTGGGCAacatggtgatttttttaaggttacGTGTGGTCAGGGCATGAGCTCACAGCTAGGAagttgggttgtttgggtttttttagagaaTGTGGATGAGGTGAAGTGATTGTTGCAGTCTGAGTTCACTGCAGAGTGAGACCCATTTGGTAGACTCATATTCTTCTGCCCACAAAAAACACCTGGTAAACAGTTCAAAGTTTCTTGTGCTTCAGGGATCAGCAAAGTCCATGAACCCTGGATCTTAGGTTATGCCTCTAAAACAACCTCCAAATTGTTATCAAGATATGATAAGCATTGGAGGCATACACCCATCCCAGCTGAGCTCCACCAAGAGCAAACAGGAGTACGGCACGAGCTGTACCGGTTGACAGGGTTCTCGTGCATGGTTTTGGcttgttttgtgatttttaacaCTGTTTCACCATCCACCTGAAGGAAAACTAGCTGGTCTGAGGATGGAGACTTCCAGAGTAGGAAATGGGCAGTGTGTGCTGGATCCTCATTACACACACTGAATGGCAGAGTGATGAAAGAATCAATCATACGGGATGTAGTTGAATGAAAAGTCAATACAgcgggaggcagggagaggaagaagcagtgTTTGTATTTCATCAACAGCAAATTAATGTTCTGTAATTGCACCGTTTTGGGTAGAGCAACTACAGGGTTCACCTCCACGATTGTTATATTGAGGAGGAAATGAGCATCTCTTGAGGGGtagagaacagcaaaaaaatacttcccTGATGAAAGCAAATCTAGACCAGGTGCTTCTTTGACCCCCAGTATAGTCTTGTATGTATTGAAGCTGATGAGCATCCAGCAGTGCTAGAGGTTGGGGTCTGCCTAATTTAATCATTCATAAGTCAGGTTATTTAAGCCTAGGCAAGTTCACCAGGCTTTGGCCACAGACAGCGAACAGCACTTGCAGAAGGCAATTCCTGTCACCTTGAAATAGGTATCTGAGAGGGTTGGAGTGAATCACTCCTCTGCGGGTGCCAGTTTCGCTCCACTAACTACGGACAGAATACTCCGTCCAAGTCAGCTAAGCCTGGCTGAAACACGGGCACATGAATCCTTATTCAGGGCCATTCAGGAGGCTGGATGCATGGTAGAAATTTTAATCTAGACACCCTGCGTGCCAGGCTGAAGCTCAAGTGACGGCTCTGTCCCTCCTTTTCTAATCTGGTAGTTAAGTAACTGCTGAGCCTAGTGGAAGCTTTCCATTTTTGGCAGCTGTTCCCCTGGCATTCTTCTCCAACAGTAAATCACAGagtggctgaggttggaaggacctctggagatcgtctcgtccaacccccctgctcatGTACATCTGTGGCATTCTCAGTGCTGATACAAaagctcttctgtcttttttaaaatccagagaTGCTGCCAAAAGTAacttgaaaaaattattttggggcaaaaaaaaaaaaagtgacagctgagcacagctgtgccagcagaggcTAAGAGACAAGCTGTCGTGCTGCATTACTGAACGCATGGAAGGGCCAAGTGGCAAGAGACCACTAGCGCCGCAGGACAATATGGTTAGTCCTCTGCCTTTCCAGTTAGGACTGGCTGAGGCTTCTTGCCTTCCAGGGACATGCTGAAGGGCTCTTGTTGTTGCCTCACAGGTACTGGAGGAGGTGAATCAGGACCTGGAGAGGTTTGGAAACCGTCTGCTAACCAAGATCAAACCTCTAGGATGGGAATGCGAGTTGAACCCCCCAGTGTTTCGGCAGTATGATGCCTGGGGGCAGCGTGTGGATCAAATTGTcacctgctcagcctggaggaggaTGAAAGAGATTGCGGCAGAAGAGGGGCTGATTGCTGAGGCCTATGAGAGAAGATACTCCAGCTGGAGGTAACTGGGGGAGCCTGGGAATGACTTGGTGCTTTCCTGGTTGTTCTTAGCAAGCTATATTCAGCATCTTGTAGGACTGAACTTCTTGTTGTATAATGGGTAACAGATGATGCACGGACAAAAGCACACCTACCGCTGTACTGAACAGCAGTGTCTGTCCACTGCAATGTTCCACAGCGGCAATGATAAGCTGTAACTAATGGCCTACAGTTGATCATAATATTCTTTGATGTCACCTTCCTAATTCCGGGACCTGGGAGTTCCCTGCGCTGCTCCAGCTTTACAAGCATTAGTGGTAACACAGCTAAAGATCTGGGATTTACTTGTGGTTTCATTGTATTCCAGCCTCTGGAGATAGactcacatttctttttttaaaaaaactgctCTTAATGTGCACCAGATGGCAAGCAATGCCTTTCATCCAGCCTTGCCCTGGCAGTCCCTCTGGGATGGAGAaactgctgctcctcttctctcttcctggCTGAAACAGTTTTTGCCCTCTCAGAAATAAGTGGTCTGATTCTCACCTGTTTTGGCTGTATTTTGTTCCTCTCCCTACTCAAGATGTTTTATCCTCCTGTTGTTAACTGCTGCATAACCTGCTGTTTTCactctctttccttcccagtcGTTTGCATCAGGCTGTCAAACTGTACTTGTTTTCAAGCTTCTCTGGAGGTTTCAGCTGTCCACTGGCCATGACTGATGGGGCAGCCAAAGTCATTGAGGTATGAGCTTAGCTGGTCTCTGAGCGCACAGCCCAtggcctggcagggctggctaGAGACTGGAGCACTGGCCCAGGATGGAGGAGAGCTGATCTGCCATCTGGCTCTGGGCATGGCCCGCCCTTGCTCTGTGACTCAGCTCTGTCACCCACTGCCTTTCTCCTTTACAGTTACAAAGCCTTTGTGTCCAGGCTAGCTTTTATGTTTATTTACAACACTGTGGACAACAAGGCCTCTGCTGCACATTAAACCTGTGGCACTGCAGGTAGTTGGAAAGGCATCCCATATGTTTTTACTACAGGatggtttgttttcatgtttcatgTGTGGAATGGAGTTACATGTATTGGGTCAGATCGATTCCTGATGTAAATTAACCAAGCAAGCAAGACTTTTCCAGTCTGAAGGTTTGGCTCTGCATCCTAGTGACACCCTTTGTACCTCTGTCAGTGGCTATGCAGGATGCAGAGAAAAGCTAGCTCTTAAGTAGCTAGCTCTGGGCATTTaaattcaataaaaagaaaaaaagtacaaggTTGTTACCTTTTTCCTGCAGCACTTTGGGTGCTGGTGACATCCAGCGTATATGAACATATGCAGATACCCTGGCACACGTGCTGTTTTGAAAGCTCTCTGTCCAGATGTCTGGCAGTGCAGAAATCCGAGGCGGGTAGGGGATGCTCAGCACTCATCTTTGCAACACAAGTCCGCACCTTCTGTCTGCACAGTGCTCCAGCAGCCATACAGGAGCCAGACAGTTTCACAGACTCTCAGCAGTACATGCAGATGCTTGGCAGTGTAGGACACTCGGTGCCCCGCTCCCCTGCTTGCAGACTGTCTGTTCAGAGCCTAGGACACACCAGTGTGAGTTAAGGCAACTGTCTTGATTTCATCTACTGTGTTATGATCATCTtcgtttttttccccctcccccaaaacagTCGCTAGGTTTTCCTGTATCTCTGAAAAGTGCTTTTGACCACCTGACATCCCGTGACCCCAAGAAGTTCTGGACCTCTGGCCAGTGGATGACTGAGCGCAGGGGAGGCTCTGATGTTGGTACGTGTTCTGAGGTGGGaagcaactgcagcagcagttagATGTGTTAGCGAGAGCTGAGAAAATGAGTGGTATGGGGAACTTACAAAACCAGGTAGCTGGTTTAGGAAACTTCAGCAGGAGTCATCCAAATCCTCTGCATAGCTCTGCTTAACCAACAAAAGGCCCAACTTCTGTCCACTGATGCATGCAGTacacacaggcagctgcagcgTGTGTTCCTCGCACAGATAACACACTGCCACATTGATGTCTAGCTCTATAATCTAAACCTTGAGCAAGACAGTTAGACCCATGCCAGCTGGGACTGCGTAAGCATTCTTGGCCTTCGACTTTTATTCCTTGGCCAATGTTACTAATAGCATGATGGGCCAGGAAACCTCAGAACTCTGCTGAGGAGACAGAAATGTGGAAGGGGAGTCACCTGCATCTAATGAAGCTGCAGCTGGTTTCCTGGTGGAAGAAGTGAAAGGGTCAGCCGTGGAGTGAAAGATGTGCATCACTGCAGGACTCCCAGTTCCGTAGCaccctttgtttttcttggctgtGGTAGCTCCTAAAGAAATGGAGGCATTTGGTTATACACCGTGGTGCATTCTGCTTACAAAGCACTGCCAGTACCAGGTGTAATTCTGGAGCAACTGCTGGAAAGGCTCACAGTTAAAAAAGCATATTTCCTTTCTAGTGCTTAACTCTGGCTGCATTTCTTATCCAGGGTCAATGAAAGAGATTAGCAGCTAACCCATACTCCATCTTGATAGCAAGAGGTGACttcaaagagctgctgcttaACCCGAAATTCAGCATTGATTAATACAGAAGTTCCTGTAAAGGCAAGATgatcttctttctttctttcagctaaTGGCACAGAGACAGTGGCCAGAAAGCAGCCTGACGGTACATACCGTCTCTATGGCTTTAAATGGTTTACATCGGCTGCCGATTCGGATGTGACATTAACCCTGGCCAGGGTAGCGGATGCTGAAGGAAAGGTAAACCAGTGCTGTTTGATAGCGGAACCAGGTGAAGGAGCAGGggcattctttttcttccttgtttcatTGTAATGAAATCCTCTTTGCATGCCTTTCAGTGGCCTCGGGGTTCCAGTGGCCTGTCCCTGTTCTTCCTGAAGGTTCGAGATGAGGAGGGGAAGCTAAACAGCATCCAAGTGCAAAGGCTGAAAGACAAGTTGGGCACACGGCAGATGGCAACAGCAGAGCTATGGCTAGATGGAGCTAAAGCAGAGCTAGTACGTAAGGTTTCACCTTCCTGTTGGGACTGGGCTGGCTTGGCATGGCAGACCACTCCTGGGGGTTTTGGCAGTGATACCAACTGAAAAAGTTCCCCTCTTCTACCTCTGTGGCTGGCTGTTCACTTTGCAGAACGCTTCAGCAACAGGGCTGTGTGTGGGACAGAGCTGAGAAGAGCTCAGGAAAAGttgagagggaagaaaaaattaaaaagtcattttaggCTGGTCATTTCCCTAATCCAGTTGCATTGACCCAGCTGAGGGACAGTTCGATGTAGCATGCAGGTAGGAACAAGCAGCAAGGGCCAGAGCTGATAGTACTGACACGGTCTCCAAAGCCACCTCCCTGGTCACGCCACAGGCTTGGCTGAAACGAGACAGCCATATGTTAAAGCAAGCAGATCTCTGTGGTGCCTGAGGACAGAGGCAGGGTGGACAGCCTATATCTATGTATCTGTTGACACAGTTTTCACTTTGATATGTGTTCACTTCCAAGGCTGTGTGAAAGGCTCACATCAGCCTTTGTTCCTTGATGCTTTCAGATCTCTGCAGAGGGTCGTGGAGTGGCCTCCATCTCCAACATGCTGAACATAACTCGGATCCACAATGTCATTTGTGCAGTAGCTTCCATGAGAAGGTAAAGGCAGCATGGACCCCCCTGCCCAGAGCTGAACAAGCAGCTTGTCAGGACAAGGGGACTTTGCAATGCTCAGCATTGCAGCCGATTGACATCTGATGCCTTTGCAGGCACAGGTCTGGaagccagcagtgctggaggaggTTGGCCTGTGGGTGGGTGACCGAGGCTGGCGTGGTACAGCTAGGCAGGGTTCTTCCAATGCGGGTGGCTGGAAGGAAAAGCTCAGAAGTGGAAGGTTGCTGGTCTAACTGCTTTCCCTGACTGTATTCTCTCTAGGATGATCAGTCTGAGCAGGGAGTATGCATGCAGACGGGTTGCCTTTGGGAAGTGCCTCAAGGACCATCCCCTACACATGCAGACGATAGCTCGGATGGAGGTGAGGCTTtcaggagctgagctgagcctgTGGGCAAGGAAAGAGGGCAGAGATCCTCAGCTGCTAATGAGCACAGCCAGCTTGTTTCTGTGTGCAGCTGTCAGATGTAAAGGCTGTTTCTGCTACAGTGAGATGTACGCAGCAGGGAAATTGCCATATTCTAGTGTGATTTGATCTGATGATAGACCTAGCTTCTCTGCTGGACTTCAGGTTGTCCTAAACAACAATTACTGGGGAGCTATCCTGAGAGGAGTGCCAAAGTTCATGCATGCACCTACTATGATTTGCCATGACCTCGGCAAGTTGGTCATTAGCAGAGTCTGAGTATGACACCATGGTCTCCTAAACTGCAGTTAACAGACTCTTGTCCAGGACTGATACAGACTCATCCAGCTTTCCTGGTAGCTCGTACACCAGATGAGCTGTTCCCAGCAGGCTTGAAGAATTCCTGAGTAGTCACCATGTACTTCAGTTTCTGAGAAGTTTGTCTTCACTGTGTACCTGCACAGTGCTCATCACCATAAGACACCGAGTTGAGTACAGCCTCTAGGTGTGAATGTCATTTAAGGCAataggaagagagagcagcatGAATTGGCACTCTGGCTCTGGGAGGAATTTTGTGTGTGGGCATTCGCTCGCTGCAGAATGTCTCACAGCTTTGCCACCACTGCAAGCTGTAGCAGCTCATTAAATCCACAGGACACAGGTGGCTTCCCATCCCTACTAAAACTGCACAAAGAAGGCACACAGTTCTCCTTTCATCTGTCCAGGCACTGCTTCTTTTCTTAGGTGGTGTAACACCAATGCTTGCCCTCAGTCTGCAGTAGGTTCgtgcaaattttaaaaacagtatttaaaaatcctCCTGCAAAGTGGGAGAGAGGGAAAGTGGTCAACATCTGTAAAACATAAAGCTCCAGCATCTCTTAGCCTGTGGCCAGAACTCCACCTCTGAAAGAAAGGCCAGATGCTATGTAGTCCCACAGCGCATCATTATGCACAGGGGCTACAGAGCTCCACATCCTGATGCTTCCCAAATCA
The Falco rusticolus isolate bFalRus1 chromosome 1, bFalRus1.pri, whole genome shotgun sequence genome window above contains:
- the LOC119144408 gene encoding acyl-CoA dehydrogenase family member 11-like translates to MFTCRLPWWTSSAACKLWQPPHFLPGVWEKCQLPSCKGINTTVGQGQQVDAQEKQVLEDLEMPLAKRDMETLFQEQPETGNQYLEDALLRSYLKTHLPPKVLEEVNQDLERFGNRLLTKIKPLGWECELNPPVFRQYDAWGQRVDQIVTCSAWRRMKEIAAEEGLIAEAYERRYSSWSRLHQAVKLYLFSSFSGGFSCPLAMTDGAAKVIESLGFPVSLKSAFDHLTSRDPKKFWTSGQWMTERRGGSDVANGTETVARKQPDGTYRLYGFKWFTSAADSDVTLTLARVADAEGKWPRGSSGLSLFFLKVRDEEGKLNSIQVQRLKDKLGTRQMATAELWLDGAKAELISAEGRGVASISNMLNITRIHNVICAVASMRRMISLSREYACRRVAFGKCLKDHPLHMQTIARMEVQTRGAFLLFMEIVRLLGLVETNMASEQDQLLLRLLIPVAKLYTGKQASAVVVEAMESFGGQGYMEDTGLPVIVRDTLVLSIWEGTTNILSLDVLRSLTKSQGQVMAVFLSAVQKKLELASSTMKLEPAVKQMRDAISSLVQFTRAAGSKGAATMELAARDFSYTLARTYAGALLIEHAARPDASSTDISAARRWCNQELCPVATELENSSYEAEEALMDHALVYEGSPTGRSRL